agcctgttagtgttattgttgctgttattgTAGTATTATCATTACTGTTGatattgtattattatcattgttattattatggttATTATACTGTTATTACAGTtagtattgttgctgttgttgttgatgatgatgatgatgatgatgatgatgatgatgatattattCCTAGCCTACTGCTGCTATTCCCACGCTGTAACAAACCCATCGGCCAacagcctctcctcctcatcactaTCAGGCTCATTagcattataataataatcatcatttattcttattattccGGCTGCTGTCACTCACGCGGCCGGTTCTTCCTGCCGGAGTCCATCCTCCGCCGGATCCTGCATCTCTTGGCCGGGGATCCGCTCCGCTGCTCCGCCTGGACGGGACCAGCACAGCTCCCGGTCCCGGTGCAGCTCCCGGTCCCGGTCCCAGCCCCGGTACAGCTCCCAGTGTGGCTCCCGGTCCCAGTATGACTCCCAGTGTCTCCGGAAAAGCCGGGGAAATGGAAGCCGTTGGTTTGGTGACAGGGTCTCTTCTGGTCCGGGGACCCGCCGTGGTCTTCCATggtagagagaggcagagacagagagagagagagagagagagagagagagagagagagagagagagagagagagagagggagacagagagagagacagagagagagagagacagagaggcagacagacagagacaggcaggcagaggacAGACAGCTTCTCCTTCTCTAACAGGGAAATAAACCGGAATTTCCAGCAGAAAGTGGGCGGATCCAAAATGTCTGgactgatgctgccttcaggctCCGCGGGAAAAACCGAGATTACACTGCAATTTGGAATAAAAATCATTCATATCTCACTGGAGACCGTTTTAAGAGCCCCGAAAGTGTTTTTAAGACTACATGTATCTGAATGCTTTATTCAACTGGATTAAATAGGCTTTATTTACCAAAATCTTAAGGCTAAACATATTTTGCATCTACTAATTCCAAATTAACTGAAGcaatgtcatttatttgaatccCTTTTAAATAAAGGGagataattaaataaatgtagacctaaaagaaactgaatgaataaatgaacataTGTGCAGTTTGTGCTCATGATGCCAATGCATTCTGAAACGTTTTTTCCCTAAAAGATTATTTCACAGCAGTCTGCAGCAAGACCACATGGTGGCGCTGTTTGAtaagagatgggggggggggggggggactaggAAAGCAGAACATATTACTCCTGTACTGAGATCAATTCATGGCTCCCGGTACAGAATAGAAATGATGTCCAAGTATTACTGCTTGTTTACAAGGCTCTAAATACATCTCCGCCCTGCTCACTGGCTGtaaaccaatcagatccctcagaTCATCAGGCATGTGTCTCCTAAATGCACCTCGAATTTAATCTAAATCAGGTGAAGGTGCATTTAGTCACTATGGTGCCGTTCTCTGGAACAAACTACCTGCTGACCTGAGATCTGCTACAACTGTATCCTCCTTTAAAAACAGTCTTAAAACGTTGCTTTTTTCTCAGGCTTTTggtagttagtgtgtgtgtgactgtgtgtctgctgtaggaggaggacaggagttataaaaagctgtattttatatgtgtgtgtgtgtgtgtgtgtgtggctgaaaggttattttatttatgtggagTATGTTATATATAAGTATTCTATCTCCTTACCTcctatgctcctaaactgtggaacaccctcccaaagaatattagagaggctctgtaagcattttcaaacgactgctaaaaacttatcttttcatcttagcttttaagtagccttcatttgaactgtttctgttcaggatcccgacagagctgacacgggcaagtacgaattttcattggtcttgtccgggtaatgcttactgcacaagtgaacactatatgtgggggggacagagctttaccctgtatgatcctcatccatctgtggatggggaggtttttgaccaagaggagaatctgtGATCCTcgtctgcctgaggcagtgagatctgacgtaaatatcagatcaagagtagaatcaggaaggacaggggaaaagaaaattaaagaaaaacatatgggttcactcacaatgtgcatctaaaagtgggagtatttgttgtgttcttctatctttctattttacttgatttgattctttttatgcaatgcatcttgcttgttcttttatatgaattttatctttttaatctgtcttttatctgccttttattgatgtaaagcactttgagctgcatgttgtgtatgaaaggtgctatacaaataaaggttattattattattattattattatctgttactattttgtcttgtaatgtgaagcacattgagctaAATGTGCTCTACAAATAAAACTGACTTGACTGCATAATATGAGTAATAGTGTTAACATGCTGTGCTGTGTTTCCAGCAGCACTACTGACACTCCAGTAGCTGGAATCACTGGAAtatgtgtctgttgttttgtgtttttaacatATCAAGTGGTGCCAGTTTCATTATTTGACATTATATTGGCCTCAGGAAGCCTTAACGCCCTGCTGACACCTTTCCCTCCTCTGAATATATTACAGACGGTGCTCTTGTTCATTATGGAGCTGCTTTTGTTTATGATTTTCTTGAACCATTCAAACTgttgagcatgtgtgtgcaccGGCTAATAATCGAATAATCGAATAATCGAATAATCTAATAATCTAATAAAAGCCTGCAAAGACGTGctgtagtgcagtggttctcaacgtggggtccggggaccacctggggtccttgagggggttccagggggtccccagcaaactggatgaattgttaaacttcagcattatttcatttacaagaagttaacacagttagaggaTGTAGAAGAAAGAtgttctgatcagtttctctgttatctctctacctgcaacacagacagtcagggaGTTCTGCACtaaatcaaatctgacaataaaaatattctcagatttggcttcgagagacaaaatctcatcagatgggggtctgtggctctaatgtggactaaattagggtccttgatatgaaaaaggttgagaatcactgctatagTGCATTAATTATGTTTATAAGACATTATTCTCGCAGAATTAGAATTCATAATCACAATTCACAAGTGATTCTTATTTCATGCACTGCAGTCACTTTGGCGTTATAAAGCGTTATGAACCCTGAACTTATTACTAATACAACATGTCAACAACTAATACATAATAAACCCTGTTATAAGGTATCATGTATatttattcatagtattcccatgatgtcacatgtacATGCTGCTTTACCAGACACACCGCTGACTGGCCGTCATTTGATCATAATCACCTGTTATGTTGCTGtgacagaatactatgaatacacaTTTATGTCGAGGTCTATAGTGCGTTATAAATGCATTATAGCATGTAATGAAGGTGCTTAtagttttttaaaatgtatttatttaacctttatttatccaggaagtCCCAAACTTTtcttcaagggagacctggccaaggtCAGCAGCAGCTCAGATAAGAACAAGTCGTTTCAGACAATAAGAGCAGATACAGGAACAGAAGCATAGAcgaacaaaacattttaaaaggaaaaatctacTACACAGTTGAGAAAGTTGTTCATTAAACAGTGACAGAAGCCTCCAAttctttcattttggatttaaaaGCATTTAGCGAGATTAACTTGTTAAGTTTTAAGTCGTTCAG
The Centroberyx gerrardi isolate f3 unplaced genomic scaffold, fCenGer3.hap1.cur.20231027 Scaffold_88, whole genome shotgun sequence genome window above contains:
- the LOC144538284 gene encoding pantothenate kinase 1-like, with amino-acid sequence MEDHGGSPDQKRPCHQTNGFHFPGFSGDTGSHTGTGSHTGSCTGAGTGTGSCTGTGSCAGPVQAEQRSGSPAKRCRIRRRMDSGRKNRPPFPWFGMDIGGTLVKLVYFEPVDVTAEEEQEEVENLKSIRRYLTSNIAY